In the Streptomyces sp. cg36 genome, one interval contains:
- a CDS encoding Rmf/CrpP fold protein: MGRGDIVRALLAGIEAGRNAAPVTSCPYPRGDLRRSAWVRGYARARTPPDG, from the coding sequence GTGGGACGTGGTGACATCGTCCGCGCGCTGCTCGCCGGCATCGAGGCCGGACGCAACGCCGCCCCCGTGACCTCGTGCCCCTACCCGCGCGGCGACCTGCGCCGCTCGGCATGGGTCCGCGGGTATGCCCGTGCGCGCACCCCGCCCGACGGTTAG
- a CDS encoding major capsid protein, with translation MAITLADAKLNTQDDIDLTVIDEFRKSSWLLDNLTFDDVVNPAGGGATLSYGYTRLVAERPAQFRKLNTEYPKSQAKRQRYSVDLSPLGGAFEIDRILSNQGPAATNEVAFQMDQTIKSARAFFSDQVINGKRITTPGQEEGFDGLDKALAGSTTEMGAGTSLDWTGAAIGSDTGKANNALDTLDEFLSLLDGTPSALLGNKKTIARVRSLARRAGYYDRSPNAFGQNVESYNGIALVDLGDKAGATTPVIPIESRDVDGAGQGAAIAGLSDLYAVRIGLDGFHGVSTVGGQLVRQWLPDFATAGAVKTGEVELGPVAVVLKATRAAAVLRNIKVQ, from the coding sequence ATGGCGATCACTCTCGCCGACGCCAAGCTGAACACGCAGGACGACATCGACCTGACCGTGATCGACGAGTTCCGCAAGTCCTCGTGGCTGCTCGACAACCTCACCTTCGACGACGTCGTGAACCCCGCAGGAGGCGGCGCGACGCTCAGCTACGGCTACACGCGCCTCGTCGCCGAACGGCCCGCGCAGTTCCGCAAGCTGAACACCGAGTACCCCAAGTCGCAGGCCAAGCGGCAGCGCTACAGCGTCGACCTGTCCCCGCTGGGCGGCGCGTTCGAGATCGACCGCATCCTGTCCAACCAGGGCCCGGCCGCGACGAACGAAGTCGCCTTCCAGATGGACCAGACGATCAAGAGCGCACGGGCGTTCTTCTCCGACCAGGTCATCAACGGCAAGCGCATCACTACCCCGGGCCAGGAGGAAGGTTTCGACGGCCTCGACAAGGCCCTCGCCGGCTCCACCACCGAGATGGGCGCCGGTACGTCGCTGGACTGGACTGGCGCAGCCATCGGCTCGGATACGGGCAAGGCGAACAACGCGCTCGACACCCTCGACGAGTTCCTCTCCCTGCTCGACGGCACCCCCTCGGCGCTGCTCGGCAACAAGAAGACGATTGCGCGCGTACGCAGCCTCGCGCGCCGGGCCGGCTACTACGACCGCTCGCCCAACGCGTTCGGGCAGAACGTCGAGTCGTACAACGGCATCGCTCTGGTGGACCTCGGCGACAAGGCCGGAGCCACCACGCCGGTGATCCCGATCGAGTCCCGCGACGTCGACGGCGCCGGGCAGGGGGCGGCGATCGCGGGCCTGTCCGACCTGTACGCCGTTCGGATCGGCCTCGACGGCTTCCACGGCGTCTCCACCGTCGGCGGGCAGCTCGTGCGGCAGTGGCTGCCCGACTTCGCCACCGCAGGAGCGGTGAAGACCGGCGAGGTTGAGCTCGGCCCTGTCGCGGTCGTCCTCAAGGCCACCCGCGCCGCCGCCGTGCTGCGCAACATTAAGGTGCAGTGA